A window of the Burkholderia sp. 9120 genome harbors these coding sequences:
- a CDS encoding ion channel, whose product MATEPSDRMAGLGDAKESAPKRRARGSRELRLDDRVIIAHGMPTPLWQDLYHRAVVARWPMFFASLAVLFLLLNTAFAGLYMLGKAPIANQYPQGFGGAFFFSVETLATVGYGDMHPQTVYAHWIATLEIFFGMSSVALATGLIFARFSRPHAKIMFARYAIIRPLDGHMTLMVRSANGRQNVIAEAHARLRILRKETTVEGFVLRKLYDLTLVRDQHPVFKLGWSLMHIIHESSPLFGETAESLKGSDTSLVLTLEGVDESTSQTMQARHMWSCDQIRWHYRFVDIMSERDGVSHIDYAHFDEIVPLDAAPLAVNVVNVAKTKGQ is encoded by the coding sequence ATGGCTACCGAACCGTCAGACCGAATGGCCGGCCTTGGCGACGCCAAGGAGAGCGCGCCGAAGCGCCGCGCGCGCGGCAGCCGCGAATTACGTCTCGACGATCGCGTGATCATTGCGCACGGCATGCCAACGCCGCTCTGGCAGGATCTCTACCATCGCGCGGTGGTGGCGCGCTGGCCGATGTTCTTCGCCTCGCTCGCGGTGCTGTTCCTGCTGCTCAACACGGCGTTCGCCGGCCTGTACATGCTCGGCAAAGCGCCGATCGCCAATCAGTATCCGCAGGGTTTCGGCGGCGCTTTCTTTTTTAGCGTCGAGACGCTGGCGACTGTCGGCTATGGTGACATGCATCCGCAAACCGTCTACGCGCACTGGATCGCGACGCTCGAAATTTTCTTCGGCATGTCCAGCGTCGCGTTGGCGACCGGGCTGATCTTCGCGCGCTTTTCGCGGCCGCACGCCAAGATCATGTTTGCCCGCTACGCGATCATCCGGCCGCTCGACGGCCATATGACGCTGATGGTGCGCTCGGCCAACGGGCGTCAAAACGTGATCGCAGAGGCCCACGCGAGGCTGCGCATTTTGCGCAAGGAAACCACTGTCGAAGGTTTTGTGCTGCGCAAGCTCTACGACCTGACGCTAGTGCGCGATCAGCATCCGGTTTTCAAACTCGGCTGGAGCCTGATGCATATCATCCACGAAAGCAGCCCGCTATTCGGTGAGACCGCTGAGTCGCTCAAGGGCAGCGATACGTCGCTGGTGCTGACGCTCGAAGGCGTTGACGAATCGACCTCGCAAACCATGCAGGCGCGCCACATGTGGAGCTGCGATCAGATTCGCTGGCACTACCGTTTCGTCGACATCATGAGCGAGCGTGACGGCGTGAGCCACATCGACTATGCGCACTTCGACGAGATCGTGCCGCTCGACGCGGCGCCGCTCGCGGTTAATGTCGTTAATGTGGCCAAAACCAAAGGGCAATAA
- a CDS encoding porin, translating to MNSKGLAMTLAGAGIGAALCGNAMAQSSVTLYGIVDAGFTYTSNQKGSATYQATGGNEQGTRWGMVGTEDLGGGNTAIFKLENGFNIETGTASANGRMFGRQAWVGLSNPRWGTFTMGRQYNAAQDSLAPLQIGASTSLTQYALHPFDTDDLNNSFRTDNSVKYVTPTLAGFQGNAMYGFSNSTNFAANRSWSVGGTYAQGPLRVGVAYVVLDNPALDTTGAIPSDNYFTFLKGITKQQIWGAASTYDFGNATFGLLYTSSLFNLQTGGSQRFNNYEGSFRYRFTPSVLFALGETYTQVHTTQGATPSVHYLQTSAGVQYYLSKRTDLYVNAIYQRSSANAVAAIEGISNPSSARTQVVGVVGIRQKF from the coding sequence ATGAACAGCAAAGGTTTGGCGATGACGCTCGCGGGCGCGGGGATCGGTGCGGCGCTATGCGGTAACGCGATGGCGCAGTCGAGCGTGACGTTGTACGGCATCGTCGACGCGGGCTTCACCTACACGAGCAACCAGAAAGGCAGTGCGACGTATCAGGCGACCGGCGGCAACGAACAGGGCACGCGCTGGGGCATGGTGGGCACGGAAGACCTGGGCGGCGGCAACACGGCGATCTTCAAACTGGAGAACGGCTTCAACATCGAAACCGGCACGGCCAGCGCGAACGGCCGCATGTTCGGTCGGCAGGCGTGGGTCGGTTTGTCGAATCCGCGCTGGGGGACGTTCACGATGGGTCGGCAGTACAACGCCGCGCAGGATTCGCTGGCGCCGTTGCAGATCGGTGCGAGTACCTCGCTGACGCAGTACGCGCTGCATCCGTTCGATACCGACGACCTGAACAACTCGTTTCGCACCGACAACTCGGTGAAATACGTGACGCCGACGCTGGCCGGCTTCCAGGGCAACGCAATGTACGGCTTTTCCAACTCGACGAACTTTGCGGCGAACCGGAGCTGGAGCGTGGGCGGCACGTATGCACAAGGTCCGTTGCGGGTGGGCGTGGCGTATGTGGTGCTCGACAACCCGGCGCTCGACACGACCGGCGCGATTCCGTCGGACAACTACTTCACCTTCCTGAAGGGCATCACGAAGCAGCAGATCTGGGGCGCCGCGAGCACCTACGATTTCGGTAACGCGACCTTCGGCCTGTTGTACACGAGCTCGCTGTTCAATCTGCAAACGGGCGGGTCGCAGCGCTTCAACAACTACGAAGGCAGCTTCCGCTATCGGTTCACGCCGTCGGTGCTGTTCGCGCTCGGCGAAACCTACACGCAGGTTCATACGACGCAAGGCGCCACGCCGAGCGTGCATTATCTGCAGACCAGCGCGGGCGTGCAGTACTACCTGTCCAAGCGGACCGATCTGTATGTGAACGCGATCTATCAGCGGTCGTCTGCGAATGCGGTGGCGGCGATAGAGGGGATCAGCAATCCGTCGAGTGCGCGCACGCAGGTGGTGGGCGTGGTGGGGATTCGCCAGAAGTTCTGA
- a CDS encoding N-formylglutamate amidohydrolase, producing the protein MPASAPYFVAEPAGARLPILFDSPHSGIALPANFGACAPLSAIHSSWDAFVDELWSAVPEQGGVLIGAHFPRAYIDPNRAIGDIDAQLLDEPWPEPLAPEKYTLRGMGLIRRDALPNLPMYDRKLSVAEVRHRIDAYYRPYRAALAAAAERAVAEHGALWHVDCHSMKSRGNEMNVDAGAARPDFVISDRLGSTADPAFTQWVADYFSHAGYRVQVNEPYQGGDLLTAVSDPARRRHSIQIELNRGLYMDEAAFVKHAGFDTLKRALDAFVAALADYVRAQLAAPRAAQ; encoded by the coding sequence GTGCCTGCTTCTGCGCCGTACTTCGTCGCCGAACCTGCCGGCGCGCGGCTGCCGATCCTGTTCGATTCGCCGCATAGCGGCATCGCGCTGCCGGCCAACTTCGGCGCCTGCGCGCCGCTGTCCGCGATCCACAGTTCGTGGGACGCCTTCGTCGACGAGTTGTGGAGCGCCGTGCCCGAGCAGGGCGGCGTGCTGATCGGCGCGCATTTCCCGCGCGCCTACATCGACCCGAACCGCGCGATCGGCGACATCGACGCGCAGTTGCTCGACGAGCCGTGGCCCGAACCGCTCGCGCCGGAGAAGTACACGTTGCGCGGCATGGGTCTGATCCGCCGCGACGCGCTGCCGAACCTGCCGATGTACGACCGCAAGCTCTCCGTGGCCGAGGTGCGGCATCGAATCGACGCGTACTACCGGCCGTATCGCGCGGCGCTCGCCGCCGCCGCCGAACGCGCGGTCGCGGAACACGGCGCGTTGTGGCACGTCGACTGTCATTCGATGAAATCGCGCGGCAACGAAATGAACGTCGACGCGGGCGCGGCGCGCCCCGACTTCGTGATCAGCGACCGCCTCGGCAGCACCGCCGACCCGGCGTTCACGCAATGGGTCGCCGACTACTTCAGCCACGCCGGTTATCGCGTGCAGGTGAACGAGCCGTATCAGGGCGGCGATTTGCTCACCGCCGTCAGCGATCCGGCACGGCGGCGCCACAGCATCCAGATCGAACTGAATCGCGGGCTGTATATGGACGAAGCCGCGTTCGTCAAACACGCCGGCTTCGACACGCTCAAACGCGCGCTCGACGCCTTCGTCGCCGCGCTCGCCGATTACGTGCGCGCGCAACTAGCCGCGCCGCGCGCGGCGCAATGA
- a CDS encoding IclR family transcriptional regulator — protein sequence MNYIVDSVDSALKLLSHVAEHPGLGVTELANQLGINKSRAYRMLCTLELHRFVVQDTRASTYSLGPQAFVIGVAAAQQNTLVRSAQKHMLVLNQAINENVVLRVREGLETVCVARCETTHEMRTIGAVGNRRSLNSGASGRILLAFAPDAVKTEYLARLKKLPQPPDLMKLVDELDAIARKGYAVSVGEVTAGAVAISVPVRDMSGEAVAAISVSGPEMRISRIEIPDYLERLQACSRTISAELGYTAPQAAAQPA from the coding sequence GTGAACTACATCGTCGATTCCGTCGACAGTGCGCTGAAGCTGCTCAGCCATGTCGCCGAACATCCGGGTCTGGGCGTCACCGAACTCGCCAATCAACTCGGCATCAACAAATCGCGCGCGTACCGGATGCTGTGTACGCTCGAACTGCATCGCTTCGTCGTGCAGGACACGCGCGCGTCGACCTACTCGCTCGGGCCGCAGGCTTTCGTGATCGGCGTCGCCGCCGCGCAGCAGAACACGCTGGTGCGCTCGGCGCAGAAGCACATGCTCGTGCTCAACCAGGCCATCAACGAAAACGTCGTGCTGCGTGTGCGCGAAGGGTTGGAGACGGTGTGCGTCGCGCGTTGCGAAACCACGCATGAAATGCGCACCATCGGCGCGGTCGGCAATCGTCGCTCGCTCAATAGCGGCGCGTCGGGCCGGATTCTGCTGGCGTTCGCGCCGGACGCGGTCAAGACCGAATACCTCGCGCGTCTTAAGAAGCTGCCGCAGCCGCCCGATCTGATGAAGCTGGTCGACGAACTGGATGCGATCGCGCGTAAAGGCTACGCGGTGAGCGTTGGCGAAGTGACGGCGGGCGCCGTCGCGATTTCGGTGCCGGTGCGTGATATGAGCGGCGAGGCCGTGGCAGCGATCAGCGTCTCGGGGCCGGAAATGCGCATCAGCCGGATCGAGATTCCCGATTACCTCGAACGTTTGCAGGCCTGCAGCCGCACGATTTCCGCCGAACTCGGCTACACCGCGCCGCAAGCGGCGGCGCAACCGGCGTGA
- a CDS encoding YfcC family protein, producing MTTLAPSVPATADDDHPHDRHAGNGAGGEEKKPHGKMLHPVVMMIWVLLAAVALTYLIDAGRFERHDKLVVPGTYRVVPKSHSLATLVAPSVSKSTADQAAPASLVSAFVAVPNGLIKNAPLIFMVMFVGGMFGVMRKTGVVDAGIDRLLQLTAGNVYVLAPLLMLLIGLGSTLLGFISEYLVIIPMVMVLTRRLGLSNLFAVALVAIAAKIGYIASVTNPLSLAVAQPIVGVPLFSGIGMRIGVFVVFMTLGILYLLAHVRLSGYRLAAARASLEAHPHARLSRRHKATLLVLSVAAAMLVIGTRELHWGNVELSAFYVFISIVTAVVGRLDSRSAADAFVDGMKSMILAGLLIGLAASVELILQNSLVLDTLIDHFTRLARGQSAVWVANGLMAVQMVLDVFIPSVSGKAAVSMPIIGPIAQLSGVSGQTSVLAFVLGGGLTNMVTPTSGMLLAYLATARVGFGQWLRFILPLFVVLLLLSGGALALAVWTGY from the coding sequence ATGACCACGCTCGCCCCCTCCGTGCCCGCCACCGCCGACGACGATCATCCGCACGACCGGCACGCCGGCAACGGCGCCGGTGGAGAAGAAAAGAAACCGCACGGCAAGATGCTGCACCCGGTCGTGATGATGATCTGGGTGCTGCTCGCCGCCGTGGCACTGACGTATCTGATCGACGCCGGCCGCTTCGAGCGCCACGACAAACTGGTCGTGCCGGGCACCTATCGCGTCGTGCCGAAAAGCCACAGCCTCGCCACGCTGGTCGCGCCGTCCGTCAGCAAAAGTACGGCGGATCAGGCCGCGCCGGCCAGTCTGGTGTCCGCCTTCGTCGCGGTGCCGAATGGCTTGATCAAGAACGCGCCGCTGATCTTCATGGTGATGTTCGTCGGCGGCATGTTCGGCGTGATGCGCAAAACCGGCGTGGTGGACGCGGGCATCGACCGGCTGTTGCAGCTCACCGCCGGCAACGTCTACGTGCTCGCGCCGCTGCTGATGCTGCTGATCGGGCTCGGCAGCACACTGCTCGGCTTCATCTCCGAATACCTCGTGATCATTCCGATGGTGATGGTGCTGACGCGCCGCCTCGGGCTATCGAATCTGTTCGCGGTCGCGCTCGTGGCGATCGCGGCGAAGATCGGCTATATCGCGTCGGTGACCAACCCGCTCTCGCTCGCGGTCGCGCAGCCGATCGTCGGCGTGCCGCTGTTTAGCGGCATCGGCATGCGGATCGGCGTGTTCGTCGTGTTCATGACGCTCGGCATTCTGTATCTGCTCGCGCATGTGCGGTTGAGCGGGTACCGGCTGGCCGCTGCGCGCGCGAGCCTTGAAGCACATCCGCACGCGCGGCTTTCGCGTCGCCATAAAGCGACGCTGCTGGTCCTGAGCGTCGCCGCCGCGATGCTGGTGATCGGCACGCGCGAACTGCATTGGGGCAACGTGGAGTTGTCCGCGTTCTACGTGTTTATCAGCATCGTCACGGCGGTGGTGGGCCGGCTCGATTCGCGCAGCGCGGCCGACGCGTTCGTCGACGGGATGAAGAGCATGATTCTCGCGGGACTGCTGATCGGACTCGCGGCATCGGTCGAACTGATTCTGCAGAACAGTCTCGTGCTCGACACGCTGATCGATCACTTCACGCGGCTTGCGCGCGGCCAATCCGCCGTGTGGGTCGCCAACGGCTTGATGGCCGTGCAGATGGTGCTCGACGTCTTCATTCCTTCCGTATCGGGCAAGGCCGCCGTCAGCATGCCGATCATCGGGCCGATCGCGCAGTTGTCCGGTGTGAGCGGACAAACCTCCGTGCTCGCGTTCGTGCTCGGCGGCGGTTTGACCAACATGGTGACGCCCACCTCGGGCATGCTGCTCGCCTATCTCGCCACCGCGCGCGTGGGCTTCGGCCAGTGGCTGCGCTTCATCCTGCCGTTGTTCGTCGTGCTGTTGCTGCTGTCGGGCGGCGCGCTGGCATTGGCCGTCTGGACCGGGTATTGA
- a CDS encoding indolepyruvate ferredoxin oxidoreductase family protein gives MTARLPIDGTPALADYKLSDNLTATRGRIFLTGTQALVRLVLMQRAADKARDMNTAGFISGYRGSPLGMVDQQLWKAKKLLAASDIRFLPAINEELGGTAVLGTQRVESDPERTVEGVFAMWYGKGPGVDRAGDALKHGNAYGSSPHGGVLVVAGDDHGCVSSSMPHQSDFALMAWHMPVVNPSNIADMLEFGLYGWAMSRFSGAWVGYKAISETVESGSTVDLDALQTEWAVPQDFVTPAGGLHNRWPDLPSLTIESRMHAKLDAVRHFARVNSIDKWIAPSPLANVGIVTCGKAHLDLMETLRRLDLTVADLEAAGVRIYKVGLSFPLEMTRIDAFVSGLSEVLVIEEKGPVIEQQIKDYLYNRTQGTRPIVVGKNAEDGTLLLSSLGELRPSRILPVFADWLAKHKPALDRRDRVVELVAPHILSNAADSVKRTPYFCSGCPHNTSTKVPEGSIAHAGIGCHFMASWMERDTTGLIQMGGEGVDWASHSMFTKTRHVFQNLGDGTYFHSGILAIRQAVAAKTTITYKILYNDAVAMTGGQPVDGSISVPQIARQVEAEGVSRFVVVSDEPEKYDGHHDLFPKGTTFHHRSEMDTVQRDLRDTDGVTVLIYDQTCAAEKRRRRKKGEFPDPDKRLFINEEVCEGCGDCGVQSNCLSVEPVETALGRKRRIDQSSCNKDFSCVNGFCPSFVTVEGGKLKKAAGAAFDPQALAARIDTLPIPATHLDAAPYDILVTGVGGTGVVTVGALISMAAHLEGKSASVLDFMGFAQKGGSVLSFVRFAARDEWLNQVRIDTQQADVLLACDMVVGASADALQTVRHGRTRIVVNTHAIPNATFVTNPDATLHADALIDKMRHAAGAERMSTCDAQALATRFLGDTIGANILMLGYAWQLGLVPVSFAAMMRAIELNNVAVQMNQLAFSIGRLAAEDPAALDALWQARHLAKQAVKVDTLDELIAHREGRLQIYGGASYVKRYRTLVDAARRAETAVDAKSERVTRAVATTFYRLLAVKDEYEVARLHTDTAFREALEAQFEGVAGKDFGIKFNLAPPTIARPQHGKNPTKKVFGQWMWPVLGMMAKWRGLRGTMLDPFGRTLERKMERDLAGDYETTLQRAFAKLDTTTLEDVAKLADLHARVRGYGHVKLANLAGVKRGERDLAARLQIDPATSAAVRQSLDEVKGAGQLRGIPVVVAK, from the coding sequence ATGACCGCTCGCCTGCCCATCGACGGCACGCCCGCTCTCGCCGACTACAAGCTGTCCGACAACCTCACCGCGACGCGCGGCCGGATCTTCCTGACCGGCACGCAGGCTCTGGTGCGGCTGGTGTTGATGCAGCGCGCCGCCGACAAGGCGCGCGACATGAACACCGCCGGCTTTATCAGCGGCTATCGCGGCTCGCCGCTCGGCATGGTCGACCAGCAGTTGTGGAAAGCGAAAAAACTGCTCGCGGCGAGTGATATTCGCTTTTTGCCCGCGATCAACGAAGAACTCGGCGGCACCGCCGTGCTCGGCACGCAGCGGGTGGAATCGGACCCGGAGCGCACCGTCGAAGGCGTGTTCGCGATGTGGTACGGCAAGGGCCCGGGCGTGGACCGCGCGGGCGACGCGCTCAAGCACGGCAACGCGTACGGCTCGTCGCCGCACGGCGGCGTGCTGGTGGTGGCGGGCGACGACCACGGCTGCGTGTCGTCGTCCATGCCGCATCAGAGCGACTTCGCGCTGATGGCATGGCATATGCCGGTGGTGAATCCGTCGAATATCGCCGACATGCTCGAATTCGGCCTGTACGGCTGGGCGATGTCGCGCTTCTCGGGCGCCTGGGTCGGCTACAAGGCGATCTCCGAAACGGTCGAATCGGGCTCGACGGTCGATCTCGACGCGCTGCAAACCGAGTGGGCTGTCCCGCAAGATTTCGTCACGCCCGCCGGCGGCCTGCATAACCGCTGGCCGGATCTGCCGAGCCTGACCATCGAATCGCGGATGCACGCGAAGCTCGACGCGGTGCGTCACTTCGCGCGCGTGAACAGCATCGACAAATGGATCGCACCGAGCCCGCTCGCGAACGTGGGGATCGTGACCTGCGGCAAGGCGCATCTGGACCTGATGGAAACGCTGCGGCGTCTCGATCTGACGGTCGCGGACCTGGAAGCGGCCGGCGTGCGGATCTACAAGGTCGGCCTGTCGTTTCCGCTGGAGATGACGCGGATCGACGCGTTCGTCTCCGGTTTGTCCGAAGTGCTGGTGATCGAGGAGAAAGGCCCGGTCATCGAACAGCAGATCAAAGACTATCTGTACAACCGCACGCAAGGCACGCGGCCAATCGTCGTCGGCAAGAACGCCGAAGACGGCACGCTGCTGCTGTCGTCGCTCGGCGAATTGCGGCCCTCGCGCATTCTGCCGGTGTTCGCGGACTGGCTCGCGAAGCACAAGCCGGCGCTGGACCGTCGCGACCGCGTGGTCGAGCTGGTCGCGCCGCATATTCTTTCGAACGCCGCGGACAGCGTGAAGCGCACGCCGTACTTCTGCTCGGGCTGCCCGCACAACACGTCGACGAAAGTGCCGGAAGGCTCGATCGCGCACGCGGGCATCGGCTGTCACTTCATGGCGTCGTGGATGGAGCGCGACACCACCGGTCTGATCCAGATGGGCGGCGAAGGCGTGGACTGGGCCTCGCATTCGATGTTCACGAAAACGCGCCACGTGTTCCAGAATCTCGGCGACGGCACGTACTTCCATTCGGGCATTCTCGCGATCCGCCAGGCCGTGGCCGCGAAAACCACCATCACGTACAAGATTCTCTATAACGACGCGGTCGCGATGACCGGCGGCCAGCCCGTGGACGGCAGCATCTCGGTGCCGCAGATCGCGCGTCAGGTGGAAGCCGAAGGCGTGTCGCGCTTCGTCGTGGTAAGCGACGAGCCGGAGAAATACGACGGCCATCACGATCTGTTTCCGAAGGGCACGACGTTCCACCATCGCAGCGAAATGGACACCGTGCAGCGCGACTTGCGCGACACCGACGGCGTGACCGTGCTGATCTACGACCAGACCTGTGCCGCGGAAAAACGCCGTCGCCGGAAAAAAGGTGAGTTTCCCGACCCGGACAAACGCCTCTTCATCAACGAGGAAGTTTGCGAAGGCTGCGGCGATTGCGGCGTGCAGTCGAATTGCCTGTCGGTCGAGCCGGTCGAAACGGCGTTGGGACGCAAGCGCCGGATCGATCAATCGTCGTGCAACAAAGACTTTTCGTGCGTGAACGGTTTTTGCCCGAGCTTCGTCACCGTGGAAGGCGGCAAGCTGAAAAAGGCCGCAGGCGCCGCGTTCGATCCGCAAGCGCTGGCCGCGCGCATCGACACGTTGCCGATTCCCGCGACGCATCTGGACGCCGCGCCCTACGACATTCTCGTGACCGGTGTGGGCGGCACGGGCGTCGTGACGGTCGGCGCGTTGATCAGCATGGCCGCGCATCTGGAAGGCAAAAGCGCGTCGGTGCTCGACTTCATGGGCTTCGCGCAGAAGGGTGGCTCGGTGCTGTCGTTCGTACGCTTCGCCGCACGTGACGAATGGTTGAACCAGGTGCGTATCGACACGCAGCAGGCCGACGTGCTGCTCGCCTGCGACATGGTGGTCGGCGCGAGCGCCGATGCGCTGCAAACGGTGCGTCACGGCCGCACGCGCATCGTCGTGAACACGCATGCAATTCCGAACGCGACCTTCGTGACGAACCCGGACGCGACGCTGCACGCCGACGCGCTGATCGACAAGATGCGTCACGCGGCCGGTGCGGAACGCATGTCGACCTGCGACGCTCAGGCACTCGCTACGCGTTTTCTCGGCGACACGATCGGCGCGAACATTCTGATGCTCGGCTACGCATGGCAACTCGGTCTGGTGCCGGTGTCGTTCGCCGCGATGATGCGCGCGATCGAATTGAACAACGTCGCGGTGCAGATGAATCAACTGGCGTTTTCGATCGGCCGTCTGGCCGCGGAAGATCCGGCCGCGCTCGACGCGTTGTGGCAAGCGCGGCATCTGGCGAAACAGGCCGTCAAGGTCGATACGCTCGATGAACTGATCGCGCATCGCGAAGGCCGTTTGCAGATTTACGGCGGCGCCAGCTACGTGAAGCGTTATCGCACGCTGGTCGATGCGGCACGCCGCGCCGAAACCGCCGTCGATGCAAAAAGCGAGCGCGTGACGCGTGCGGTCGCGACGACGTTCTACCGTCTGCTCGCGGTGAAGGACGAATACGAAGTCGCGCGTCTGCATACCGACACGGCGTTCCGCGAAGCGCTCGAAGCGCAATTCGAAGGCGTGGCCGGCAAGGACTTCGGCATCAAGTTCAACCTCGCGCCGCCGACCATCGCGCGTCCGCAGCACGGCAAGAATCCGACCAAGAAAGTTTTCGGTCAATGGATGTGGCCGGTACTCGGCATGATGGCGAAATGGCGTGGCCTGCGCGGCACGATGCTCGATCCGTTCGGCCGTACGCTGGAACGCAAGATGGAACGCGACCTGGCCGGCGATTACGAAACCACGCTGCAACGTGCGTTCGCGAAGCTCGATACGACTACGCTGGAAGACGTCGCGAAGCTCGCCGATCTGCATGCGCGTGTGCGCGGTTACGGTCATGTGAAGCTGGCGAATCTGGCGGGTGTGAAGCGCGGCGAGCGTGATCTGGCGGCTCGCTTGCAGATCGATCCGGCGACCAGCGCGGCGGTGCGTCAGTCGTTGGATGAGGTGAAGGGCGCTGGGCAGTTGCGCGGGATTCCAGTGGTTGTCGCGAAGTAG
- a CDS encoding copper homeostasis protein CutC, which yields MSVLLEVIATTVADARLAAQAGADRLELITAMGEGGLTPSVGLIEAVVAAVEIPVNVIVRPHSRSFVYDADDYAVMWRDVRAVKAAGANGVVIGMLNEAGEIDREALARAISAADGLAITFHRAFDETRDLRKALDVLLGFPEVTNVLTSGGQASVLNAEATIRELIQQASGSHCTVLAGAGLTVDAIGGFASRTRVEAVHFGSGVRVSGNGLAPVDADRVAKVRASLNANA from the coding sequence ATGTCCGTTCTACTCGAAGTGATTGCCACGACCGTTGCCGATGCGCGCCTCGCCGCGCAAGCGGGCGCCGACCGTCTCGAACTCATCACCGCGATGGGCGAGGGCGGTCTGACGCCGAGCGTTGGTTTGATCGAAGCGGTGGTGGCGGCCGTTGAGATTCCCGTGAACGTGATCGTGCGGCCGCATAGCCGCTCGTTCGTCTATGACGCGGACGACTATGCGGTGATGTGGCGCGACGTGCGCGCGGTCAAAGCGGCGGGTGCGAACGGCGTGGTGATCGGCATGCTGAACGAAGCGGGGGAGATCGACCGCGAAGCGCTTGCGCGAGCGATCAGCGCGGCCGACGGATTGGCCATCACCTTCCACCGGGCGTTCGATGAAACGCGCGATTTACGCAAGGCGTTGGATGTGCTGCTTGGCTTTCCTGAGGTGACTAACGTTTTGACGTCGGGCGGACAGGCGTCGGTATTGAATGCGGAAGCCACGATCCGCGAGTTGATACAGCAAGCGTCGGGATCGCATTGCACCGTGCTGGCGGGCGCGGGGTTAACCGTCGATGCTATCGGCGGCTTTGCGAGCCGAACGCGAGTCGAGGCGGTGCATTTCGGTTCGGGCGTTCGGGTGAGCGGCAACGGCCTCGCGCCGGTCGACGCGGATCGAGTCGCGAAGGTCCGGGCGTCGTTAAACGCGAACGCATGA
- a CDS encoding EAL domain-containing protein produces MTIAQQERTASVPHGFDVEVTSGLERYSVQHGELTLTSVFQPIFSLSHMRAVGYEGLLRAHDALDRPVSPLDVFGEAARLGDVLQVDRLAQTLHLENFKVLGAEREWLFLNVHPGALTDPYLSAALLATLKRLDLPPRRIVLEVLEHRAEDLERLADAVRQFRERGFLIALDDFGAGHSNVERIWQLNPDIVKLDRIMLSHAAHRADMATILPGLVALLHEAGKLVLIEGVETEHEAQMALACNADFVQGFFFGRPNPAAADAAHAAECISELTERYRDQTEAHERRSASRLVPYLRAFERAAERLAAGEPLEEVCWNFLALDHAARCFLLDAKGKQAGRNVVLRADRAAHETRFLPLADAQGANWLRRPYFRDAINAPERVHVTRPYLSINEALPCVTLSVATRVGEQTCVLCGDIDWVEE; encoded by the coding sequence ATGACGATTGCGCAACAGGAAAGAACGGCCAGCGTGCCGCATGGCTTCGACGTCGAAGTGACGTCAGGGCTCGAACGTTATTCGGTTCAGCATGGCGAACTGACGCTGACCAGCGTGTTTCAACCGATTTTCAGCCTGTCGCATATGCGGGCGGTCGGCTACGAGGGACTGCTGCGCGCGCACGACGCGCTCGACCGTCCCGTGTCGCCGCTCGACGTCTTCGGCGAGGCCGCCCGTCTGGGCGACGTGCTGCAAGTGGACCGGCTGGCGCAGACCCTGCATCTGGAGAACTTCAAGGTGCTCGGCGCCGAGCGCGAATGGCTGTTCCTCAACGTGCATCCCGGCGCGCTCACCGATCCGTATCTGTCGGCGGCGTTGCTGGCCACGCTCAAGCGCCTCGATCTGCCGCCGCGCCGCATCGTGCTCGAAGTGCTCGAACATCGCGCGGAAGATCTCGAACGTCTCGCCGATGCCGTGCGTCAATTCCGCGAGCGTGGCTTCCTGATCGCGCTCGACGATTTCGGCGCGGGACACTCGAACGTCGAACGGATCTGGCAATTGAATCCCGATATCGTGAAGCTCGACCGCATCATGCTGTCGCATGCGGCGCATCGCGCGGATATGGCGACGATTCTGCCTGGGCTCGTCGCGTTGCTGCACGAGGCGGGCAAGCTCGTGCTGATCGAAGGCGTGGAAACCGAACACGAAGCGCAGATGGCGCTCGCCTGCAACGCGGACTTCGTGCAGGGCTTTTTCTTCGGCCGGCCGAATCCGGCCGCGGCCGATGCGGCGCATGCCGCCGAGTGCATCAGCGAACTCACCGAACGGTATCGCGATCAGACCGAAGCCCACGAGCGGCGCAGCGCGAGCCGTCTCGTGCCGTATCTGCGGGCGTTCGAGCGCGCGGCCGAGCGGCTTGCGGCCGGCGAACCGCTGGAAGAAGTGTGCTGGAATTTTCTCGCGCTCGATCACGCCGCGCGCTGTTTCCTGCTTGACGCCAAAGGCAAGCAGGCCGGCCGCAATGTCGTGTTGCGCGCGGATCGCGCGGCGCATGAAACGCGCTTTCTGCCGCTGGCGGACGCGCAAGGGGCGAACTGGTTGCGTCGTCCGTATTTCCGCGACGCGATCAATGCGCCGGAACGCGTACATGTGACGCGACCGTATCTGTCGATCAACGAGGCGTTGCCGTGCGTGACGCTTTCAGTGGCGACGCGCGTGGGTGAGCAGACCTGCGTGCTATGCGGCGATATCGATTGGGTCGAGGAATAA